Proteins encoded within one genomic window of Bifidobacteriaceae bacterium:
- a CDS encoding PQQ-like beta-propeller repeat protein → MLVAAVVAVVALTGLPNNDGRIDRALMPDITEQPAVGNPIDSRDVLDGDFQITKFSLFGLLDHDTGLVLGYTYSDGRWSDSYDATYAAGRQEGERHVAIGAPEGAYDKLCFGDFSHGYTEGGVDYYSEVWCDGYRDGYEGTADRLLEMLSGASAALAAFDFETGETKWQLNLLEAADIDAEDWLSILLDWTEASQDIFSGLVGEPMAVPDGRGNALVVIGGHIMTVDGGGTVVSTAEFDGSYVECSQGFVVITTRGGADVEAYRTTDLETELWSADAPDTALRMGGPVVVHEPSSTFWAPTADGFVDVPTGEGIGFGDDLDKANYYAVPLRPDLVVLRGDLGKDRLARIDPKNGEEMWRANNVSPYLPQMTSDYILLEDNSGGGTARIIAIDIADGEEAWVANTGAIAAVSEDRVLSKVDQEGKHELVAFNATKGTELYRVKIDEFANPQMGRRVLYHTPDMVSGAVDGVTRVQAVSLQDGKVLWEVSADGMPPYSVGLLYGGQGRAWLLSPDSSDGGQSASVFSAATWEMMVPLRQ, encoded by the coding sequence GTGCTTGTGGCCGCTGTGGTGGCCGTGGTGGCGCTGACGGGCCTGCCGAACAATGACGGGCGGATCGACAGGGCGCTGATGCCGGACATAACCGAACAGCCCGCAGTCGGGAACCCGATCGACTCACGGGATGTGTTGGATGGGGACTTCCAGATCACGAAGTTCTCGCTCTTTGGCCTCCTAGACCATGACACCGGGTTGGTGCTGGGCTACACCTATTCGGACGGTCGATGGTCCGACAGCTACGACGCGACCTACGCCGCGGGGCGTCAAGAAGGCGAACGACACGTCGCAATTGGGGCACCGGAAGGAGCGTACGACAAGCTTTGTTTTGGCGACTTCAGCCACGGATACACAGAAGGCGGCGTGGACTACTACTCGGAGGTGTGGTGCGACGGCTACCGCGACGGATACGAGGGGACTGCAGACAGATTGCTTGAGATGCTGTCTGGCGCGAGTGCTGCCTTGGCGGCGTTCGACTTCGAGACCGGCGAGACCAAATGGCAACTCAACCTGTTGGAGGCCGCCGATATCGACGCGGAAGACTGGCTGAGCATCTTGCTGGACTGGACCGAGGCCAGCCAGGACATTTTCTCTGGACTTGTTGGGGAACCGATGGCAGTCCCGGACGGTAGAGGCAATGCGCTTGTGGTCATCGGCGGACACATTATGACGGTGGACGGCGGCGGCACGGTGGTGTCGACCGCCGAGTTTGACGGCTCCTATGTCGAGTGCTCCCAGGGTTTCGTGGTGATCACAACGAGGGGTGGCGCAGACGTGGAGGCCTACCGCACAACTGACCTCGAGACGGAGCTGTGGTCCGCCGACGCACCGGACACCGCATTGCGTATGGGCGGCCCAGTAGTTGTCCACGAACCCTCAAGCACGTTCTGGGCACCGACCGCAGACGGTTTTGTTGACGTGCCGACAGGGGAGGGAATTGGCTTCGGAGACGATCTCGACAAGGCAAACTACTACGCGGTCCCGCTTCGCCCAGACCTCGTTGTGCTGCGCGGAGATCTAGGCAAGGATCGGTTGGCGCGCATCGACCCTAAGAATGGGGAGGAAATGTGGCGAGCCAATAACGTGTCCCCGTACTTGCCCCAAATGACGTCTGATTACATCCTGCTTGAAGACAACAGCGGCGGGGGCACAGCCCGTATCATCGCGATCGACATAGCGGACGGCGAAGAAGCGTGGGTGGCTAACACTGGCGCCATCGCCGCGGTATCGGAGGACAGGGTGCTCTCCAAGGTGGACCAGGAAGGGAAACACGAGTTGGTGGCGTTCAACGCCACCAAGGGCACGGAACTGTACCGCGTGAAGATAGACGAGTTCGCGAATCCGCAAATGGGCCGGCGGGTCCTTTACCACACTCCCGACATGGTCTCAGGTGCAGTGGATGGGGTAACCCGCGTGCAAGCGGTCTCTTTGCAAGACGGCAAGGTCCTTTGGGAAGTCAGTGCCGATGGCATGCCTCCGTACAGCGTCGGCCTGCTTTACGGCGGCCAGGGGCGCGCTTGGCTGCTCTCACCTGACAGCTCGGACGGTGGTCAATCCGCCTCAGTGTTCAGTGCCGCCACCTGGGAGATGATGGTCCCCCTCCGCCAGTGA